One window of the Runella slithyformis DSM 19594 genome contains the following:
- a CDS encoding PhoH family protein, whose amino-acid sequence MVEKIISLEDVSLVDFLGVENNHIKEVAAAFPMSKIISRGNEIRVMGTQPEILRISDILESLLQHYQKYGKITNENVRHYLTANGGSIAPPHVLQDEKDVILYGTKGVVVKARTANQRLMVEKAAENDLLFAIGPAGTGKTYTAVAIAVQALKEKKVKKLIITRPAVEAGENLGFLPGNLEEKIDPYLRPIYDALDDMILGEKLKFYLENRIVEIAPLAYMRGRTLNNAFVLLDEAQNTTPAQMKMFLTRMGPSSKVIITGDKTQIDLPKNQKSGLKDALETLKDVKGIAFVELDGRDVVRHRLVKDILDAYEKKEKE is encoded by the coding sequence TTGGTCGAAAAAATAATTTCCCTGGAAGATGTGTCCTTAGTTGATTTTCTCGGCGTAGAAAACAACCACATCAAAGAAGTGGCTGCCGCTTTTCCGATGAGTAAAATCATTTCACGCGGTAACGAAATACGAGTAATGGGTACTCAGCCCGAGATTCTTCGCATCAGCGATATTCTGGAATCCCTTCTTCAACATTATCAGAAATACGGTAAGATCACCAATGAGAATGTACGGCATTATTTGACTGCCAATGGAGGGTCAATCGCTCCACCGCATGTTTTACAGGATGAAAAAGACGTAATTCTGTACGGTACAAAAGGAGTAGTGGTCAAGGCCAGAACGGCTAATCAACGGTTGATGGTGGAGAAAGCCGCTGAAAATGACCTGCTCTTTGCCATCGGCCCTGCGGGTACCGGGAAAACGTACACTGCTGTAGCGATCGCGGTACAGGCGCTGAAAGAAAAAAAGGTTAAGAAGCTCATCATTACCCGGCCGGCCGTGGAAGCAGGGGAGAATTTAGGGTTTTTGCCGGGCAATCTGGAAGAAAAGATTGACCCGTACCTACGTCCTATTTATGATGCCCTTGACGACATGATTTTGGGTGAAAAATTAAAGTTTTATCTGGAGAATCGTATTGTCGAGATCGCTCCTTTGGCGTATATGCGGGGGCGAACCTTGAACAACGCTTTCGTTCTGCTGGACGAAGCCCAAAATACCACTCCTGCCCAGATGAAAATGTTTCTGACACGGATGGGGCCCAGTTCAAAAGTGATCATTACCGGCGATAAAACCCAGATAGATCTGCCGAAAAACCAAAAATCCGGTTTAAAAGATGCGCTGGAAACCCTGAAAGATGTCAAGGGGATTGCTTTTGTCGAGCTTGATGGACGTGATGTAGTGCGTCACCGCCTCGTCAAAGACATTTTGGATGCTTATGAAAAGAAAGAGAAAGAATAA
- a CDS encoding choice-of-anchor A family protein, with translation MQYSLSIPKAFRKKGLLPLLPFFFLAVYAFSPTSAQTQNCGLVFKLVRCVGGNCPPPTSATSAGNNNEVSDLSGYPTNTTYLPLPFSWPVNMVRGYDQTFNVIVGGNFRIMGRSQSVPSEIEGRLAVRGNFILDDSTAPYNSCYGIGTSRGSTYIIDSKNFPALLIGGAIKGSTNSFGVGGTGIAIGGTHVNNLPNFIPVTDSPGKAGTGINIDSCLSDITAKSLYWATLTATGTLSVDTLIGNNSSTIQVFNVPARKKFGFIDIPAGASVIVNVSGTTLSNVQLPAVNAVTPPAAGSPSLFRLLFNFHQATNVTFTDTFYGSAIIPAGNVTLSVGNFDGRLVIGGNLTHKSSGEEVHNHPFAGEFPCPPPCLKTNLDVSALTCAPHKQSYSVTFTLTQKNGTLKANAGALSGSNNGLYTVSNIPPMVGLKITDSLTSVCKFDIALTAPPFCHCVPSTPVGVSPSVLVCKGDTLPGDTAADRYTNVTGGFLPASATISYKPAGIAGVSDTFYEETHGTTLLYEGVIDPKTPITVTVQNCDSLINLKLKKSISTKMVQLYH, from the coding sequence ATGCAATACTCGTTATCTATCCCAAAGGCTTTTCGCAAAAAAGGATTGTTACCTCTATTACCGTTTTTCTTTTTAGCCGTTTATGCTTTCTCTCCCACCTCCGCACAGACTCAGAACTGTGGCTTAGTATTCAAATTGGTCAGATGCGTAGGAGGCAATTGCCCTCCGCCTACATCGGCAACCTCAGCAGGAAACAACAACGAAGTAAGTGACTTAAGCGGTTATCCCACCAATACCACCTACCTTCCGCTTCCTTTCAGCTGGCCCGTGAATATGGTCAGAGGTTACGATCAGACTTTTAATGTGATCGTAGGAGGTAATTTCAGAATAATGGGCAGAAGTCAAAGCGTCCCGTCAGAAATTGAAGGTCGACTTGCTGTAAGAGGAAATTTTATTCTGGACGATTCAACCGCTCCGTATAACTCCTGCTATGGAATCGGCACTTCCCGCGGCAGTACATATATTATCGATTCTAAAAACTTTCCGGCCCTGCTGATAGGAGGCGCCATAAAAGGCTCGACCAATTCATTTGGGGTGGGAGGTACCGGCATAGCAATAGGAGGAACTCACGTTAATAATTTACCAAATTTTATTCCCGTCACAGACAGTCCCGGCAAGGCAGGCACAGGCATAAACATTGACAGCTGTCTGAGCGACATAACCGCCAAAAGCCTCTATTGGGCCACGCTTACTGCGACGGGTACGTTGAGCGTCGATACGTTGATCGGTAACAATTCATCTACCATTCAGGTATTTAACGTACCTGCCCGGAAGAAGTTTGGCTTTATAGATATACCCGCAGGGGCTTCAGTGATTGTGAACGTAAGCGGCACGACCCTCTCCAACGTACAGCTGCCGGCCGTGAATGCTGTCACACCACCGGCAGCGGGCTCACCTTCACTGTTTCGGCTGCTTTTTAACTTTCATCAGGCAACAAACGTCACTTTTACCGATACATTCTACGGCTCCGCCATTATTCCCGCAGGAAATGTAACGCTATCGGTCGGCAATTTCGACGGGCGTTTAGTAATTGGCGGTAATCTTACCCATAAGTCTTCGGGGGAAGAAGTACACAATCATCCCTTTGCGGGTGAATTTCCCTGCCCTCCTCCCTGTCTGAAAACCAATTTGGATGTAAGTGCCCTCACCTGTGCCCCCCACAAACAATCTTACAGTGTAACATTTACCTTAACCCAAAAGAACGGAACCCTCAAGGCCAACGCAGGAGCATTGTCCGGCAGTAACAACGGTCTGTATACAGTAAGTAATATTCCGCCGATGGTGGGTTTGAAAATAACCGACAGCCTGACCTCCGTCTGTAAGTTTGATATTGCACTCACAGCCCCTCCGTTCTGCCATTGTGTCCCAAGTACACCTGTTGGTGTGAGTCCAAGCGTATTGGTGTGTAAAGGAGATACGCTCCCGGGAGACACTGCCGCCGACCGGTACACCAATGTAACGGGCGGCTTTCTGCCGGCCTCAGCAACGATCAGCTATAAACCTGCCGGTATTGCCGGCGTATCCGATACATTTTACGAAGAAACACACGGCACTACCCTCCTGTACGAAGGGGTAATCGATCCAAAAACACCGATCACCGTAACGGTTCAGAATTGCGACAGCCTGATTAATCTGAAATTAAAAAAATCAATCAGTACAAAAATGGTTCAGCTATACCATTAA
- a CDS encoding vanadium-dependent haloperoxidase has translation MRKSFLAGATTIVFLMSACKPKSNPEEYNAKAADPELYHKSVELLTEVIIHDIFKPPVASRIYVYANLAGYEAMVPGYPNYQSLGGKLKGFTAPAAPEAGKEYCFPLASTRAFLKVARTLTFSASFFDDYEKEFYKKYEAMGVPEEVMENSMAYGDSIAAHVMRYSAKDSYKQTRGIRFTVTNKPGTWVPTPPAYADACEPQWNKIRLFTLDTVTQFMPPRPPMWSTDKNSEFWRETREVYEISNKLTEEQKRIAWFWDDNPFVMNVVGHVMFANKKMTPGGHWLAIHETVSRKTNASFEKSVEGYALSSIALLDAFVACWDEKYRSTKVRPETVINSDIDPKWQPFLQTPPFPEYTSGHSTISAAAAEVLSFVHGDNVAFTDSTEFKHGHGVMSFTSFREAALMASISRVYGGIHYRSGCDEGNKCGVKIGKHVLKVAQTRKQSNAVTQVQ, from the coding sequence ATGAGAAAGTCTTTTTTGGCAGGTGCGACAACGATCGTATTTCTAATGAGCGCCTGCAAGCCCAAATCAAACCCTGAAGAATACAACGCCAAAGCCGCCGATCCTGAACTGTATCATAAATCGGTGGAGCTGCTCACGGAGGTAATCATTCACGATATTTTTAAACCGCCCGTTGCCAGCCGTATTTATGTGTATGCCAACCTTGCCGGCTATGAAGCGATGGTACCCGGCTACCCCAACTACCAATCCTTGGGCGGAAAGCTGAAAGGTTTTACCGCTCCTGCGGCCCCTGAAGCGGGCAAAGAATACTGCTTTCCGTTGGCGAGTACGCGCGCTTTTTTGAAAGTAGCCCGTACCCTTACCTTTTCAGCGAGTTTTTTTGATGATTATGAAAAGGAGTTTTACAAAAAATACGAAGCCATGGGGGTGCCGGAAGAAGTCATGGAAAATTCAATGGCTTACGGCGACAGCATCGCCGCGCACGTGATGCGGTATTCTGCCAAAGACAGTTACAAACAGACACGCGGTATTCGTTTTACAGTGACCAATAAGCCCGGCACGTGGGTCCCGACCCCACCGGCCTATGCTGATGCCTGCGAGCCTCAATGGAATAAAATTCGCCTTTTTACGCTTGATACCGTTACGCAGTTTATGCCACCGCGCCCACCGATGTGGAGCACCGACAAAAACAGCGAGTTTTGGCGTGAAACGAGGGAAGTCTACGAAATCAGTAATAAATTGACAGAAGAACAGAAACGCATTGCGTGGTTTTGGGATGATAATCCGTTTGTCATGAATGTAGTAGGACACGTAATGTTTGCCAACAAAAAAATGACGCCCGGAGGCCACTGGCTGGCCATTCATGAGACCGTTTCCAGAAAGACCAATGCTTCTTTCGAAAAAAGCGTAGAAGGATATGCTTTGAGTTCCATTGCATTACTGGATGCTTTTGTGGCCTGCTGGGATGAAAAATACCGCAGCACCAAAGTACGCCCGGAAACAGTCATTAATTCAGACATTGACCCCAAATGGCAGCCTTTCCTCCAAACGCCGCCGTTTCCGGAATACACCAGCGGACACAGTACAATCTCTGCCGCCGCCGCCGAGGTGCTGAGCTTTGTGCATGGTGATAACGTTGCTTTTACCGATTCTACCGAATTTAAACACGGGCATGGGGTCATGTCATTTACGTCTTTCCGCGAAGCCGCACTCATGGCGAGTATCAGTCGCGTCTATGGCGGGATTCATTACCGTTCAGGCTGTGATGAGGGCAATAAATGCGGTGTTAAGATCGGTAAACACGTATTAAAAGTGGCCCAAACCAGAAAGCAGTCCAACGCAGTCACGCAGGTGCAATAA
- a CDS encoding ABC transporter ATP-binding protein yields the protein MIVIKNLKKSYGGHLVIQVPDLVLSNGIHWFKGANGSGKTTFFRTLAGMLPFEGEITLGGMDIRRDHVSYRLGINYGEAEPDYPEFLTANDLIQFVAAAKKATASDVSKLIDTLGIGPFLFQPTGTYSSGMLKKTSLALAFLGNPKVIILDEPLITIDDATVLKVYELVRDYHASGVTFLLSSHQDFMFEKLPIQTVFRVENQLIHQESVSEH from the coding sequence ATGATCGTCATTAAAAATCTAAAAAAATCCTACGGCGGGCATTTGGTTATCCAAGTGCCCGATTTGGTTTTATCCAATGGCATCCATTGGTTCAAAGGAGCCAACGGCTCCGGAAAGACCACTTTTTTCAGAACCTTGGCGGGGATGCTGCCGTTTGAGGGCGAGATTACCCTCGGAGGAATGGACATTCGCCGTGACCACGTCAGCTACCGTCTCGGCATCAATTATGGAGAGGCCGAACCCGATTACCCCGAGTTTTTGACGGCCAATGACCTGATCCAATTCGTAGCAGCGGCGAAAAAGGCTACTGCTTCCGACGTCAGCAAATTGATTGATACCCTCGGTATAGGACCATTCTTATTCCAGCCTACGGGCACCTATTCCAGCGGAATGCTGAAAAAGACCTCGCTGGCCCTGGCCTTTTTGGGAAACCCAAAAGTCATTATTTTGGATGAGCCGCTCATTACCATCGACGACGCCACCGTTCTGAAAGTATACGAGCTGGTACGGGATTATCACGCTTCGGGCGTCACGTTTCTGTTATCATCGCACCAGGATTTTATGTTCGAAAAATTACCTATCCAAACCGTTTTTCGTGTCGAAAATCAATTGATCCATCAGGAATCCGTTTCGGAGCATTAA
- a CDS encoding Gfo/Idh/MocA family protein, protein MFSRRDFLINTALGGAASLIAPNTLWSATRPKKDKLGVALVGLGYYSTDLLAPALQLTKNCQLVGIVTGTPSKAEAWKKKYNLADKNIYNYQNFDQIANNPDIDIVYVVLPPSMHREFVVRAAKAGKQVFCEKPMAPSVADCQAMIKACADNKVKLAIGYRCQHDPNTQAFQKFAKESTFGKVRMVTCGAGYFDARTTHWKQNKALGGGVMGDMGVYALQGARLATGEEPISVTAQFHTTRPDIYKEVEETATFQLEFPSGALAACHTSFGINMNYLQANCEKGWFKMEPFSSYTGNKGSSPQGPINFPLENQQARQLDEDAEAIMKGTALLAPGEEGLHDIRVVEAVYKSVAAGGKLIKI, encoded by the coding sequence ATGTTCTCTCGTCGCGACTTTCTCATCAACACTGCTTTGGGCGGTGCTGCCTCGCTTATAGCGCCCAATACCTTATGGTCGGCTACCCGACCAAAGAAAGATAAATTGGGGGTGGCCTTGGTGGGCTTGGGGTATTACAGTACTGATTTATTGGCTCCGGCGCTGCAATTGACCAAAAATTGTCAGTTGGTCGGGATTGTAACGGGAACGCCTTCCAAGGCTGAAGCTTGGAAAAAGAAATACAATCTTGCCGATAAGAATATATACAATTACCAAAATTTTGACCAAATCGCTAACAACCCTGACATTGACATTGTCTATGTAGTACTGCCGCCGAGTATGCACCGGGAGTTTGTGGTGCGGGCGGCCAAAGCCGGTAAGCAGGTATTTTGTGAAAAACCCATGGCACCGAGCGTGGCGGATTGTCAGGCGATGATTAAAGCCTGTGCCGACAATAAAGTGAAATTGGCGATAGGGTATCGTTGTCAGCATGACCCCAATACGCAGGCGTTTCAGAAATTTGCCAAAGAAAGTACCTTCGGCAAAGTGCGCATGGTAACCTGCGGCGCGGGATATTTTGATGCCCGCACTACGCACTGGAAACAGAACAAAGCCCTCGGTGGCGGGGTCATGGGCGATATGGGCGTGTATGCCCTTCAGGGTGCGCGTCTGGCCACGGGCGAAGAACCGATTTCGGTTACGGCGCAGTTTCATACTACGCGCCCCGATATTTACAAAGAAGTGGAAGAGACGGCCACGTTCCAATTGGAATTTCCGAGTGGTGCGCTGGCGGCCTGCCATACGAGCTTTGGCATCAATATGAATTATTTACAGGCCAATTGCGAAAAAGGATGGTTTAAAATGGAGCCGTTTTCGAGCTACACCGGCAACAAAGGAAGCAGTCCGCAGGGGCCGATCAATTTTCCTCTGGAAAATCAACAGGCCCGACAACTCGACGAAGATGCCGAAGCTATTATGAAAGGGACAGCGCTGCTTGCTCCCGGCGAAGAAGGCCTGCACGATATTCGCGTTGTGGAGGCGGTGTACAAATCCGTAGCTGCCGGAGGAAAACTGATCAAAATTTAA